The Cyclopterus lumpus isolate fCycLum1 chromosome 12, fCycLum1.pri, whole genome shotgun sequence genome window below encodes:
- the rnf165a gene encoding E3 ubiquitin-protein ligase RNF165 isoform X2 gives MVLVHVGYLVLPVFGSVRNRGAHFTRHQHSHATSCRHFALGAPQAPISAEFPLGHASQPPQTGLAPHLSPHLPPAHHPPLTTLPAPPQFQDVPGPPFLPQALHQQYLIQQQLLEAQHRRILPHSRRTQERIPLNPHRLRSGYEFSPPLHVPQQMTQQQRYLAEGTDWDLSVDAGLPHHQYQLQQLPQHYQHYLASPRMHHFPRNTSSAQVVVHEIRNYPYPQLHLLALQSLNPSRHATAVRESYELLQLEDRLGSVSRGAVQTTIERFTFPHKYKKRKPLLLKIEEEEEETDVDEKCTICLSMLEDAEDVRRLPCMHLFHQGCVDQWLATSRKCPICRVDIETQLNPDS, from the exons ATGGTGTTAGTACATGTTGGATATCTGGTTCTCCCCGTCTTCGGCTCAGTTAGAAATAGAG GAGCACACTTCACCAGGCATCAACACAGCCATGCTACCTCCTGCCGACACTTTGCCCTGGGCGCTCCCCAGGCACCCATCTCAGCAGAGTTCCCTCTGGGACACGCCAGCCAGCCACCTCAGACCGGTCTTGCCCCCCACCTTTCCCCCCACCTGCCCCCGGCACACCACCCGCCCCTCACTACCCTGCCCGCACCCCCTCAGTTCCAGGATGTGCCGGGGCCTCCATTCCTACCTCAGGCCTTACACCAGCAATACCTCATACAGCAGCAGCTTCTTGAAGCGCAGCACCGCAGGATCCTCCCGCACTCCAG AAGAACCCAGGAGCGTATTCCCCTGAACCCTCACCGACTGCGCTCGGGCTACGagttctcccctcccctccacgtTCCCCAGCAAATGACACAGCAGCAGCGGTACCTGGCCGAAGGCACCGACTG GGATCTCAGTGTTGATGCTGGCCTCCCTCACCACCAGTACCAGCTCCAGCAGCTTCCACAGCACTATCAGCATTACCTGGCCTCCCCTCGAATGCACCACTTCCCCAGGAACACATCCTCTGCACAAGTG GTTGTGCATGAAATCAGAAACTACCCGTACCCCCAGCTGCACCTGTTGGCCCTGCAAAGTCTGAATCCTTCGAGGCACGCCACCGCCGTGCGAGAAAGTTACGAG CTGTTGCAGCTGGAGGACCGGCTGGGGAGTGTCAGCAGAGGAGCGGTTCAGACGACCATAGAGCGATTCACCTTCCCACACAAATACAAGAAG AGGAAGCCCCTGCTGCTGAagattgaggaggaggaggaggaaacagatGTGGATGAGAAATGCACCATCTGTTTGTCCATGCTGGAGGACGCAGAGGACGTCAG GAGATTGCCCTGCATGCACCTCTTCCACCAGGGCTGCGTGGACCAATGGCTGGCCACCAGCCGAAAGTGTCCGATCTGTCGAGTTGACATCGAAACACAGCTGAACCCTGACAGCTGA
- the c12h18orf25 gene encoding uncharacterized protein C18orf25 homolog isoform X3 — protein MKMADSDKAEDFVDAECLDEAQSATGSVQGEQDEHLNSEATTSTSSPPREKEGDSPLNTEGEQSLLSMPCLMKELRRDSPESQHASTESDKPISHHIYESDSSNNCMLSPSSSGHLADSDTLSSGDEGAAPPIGKTEDGNMEAANDPGQTAGRQSSSTSAGGRKSRRSRSESEMLPNAMAAKKNRCQPISVAAGGQEKQTNGKLAKVKGHRSQKHKERMRLLRQKREAAARKKYNLLQDSSTSDSELTCDSSTSSSEDDDDDTSGGSKTIKTDITGHVEAELSHKESSQRNKAQIHIATSDSEVEIVGVQEKARCAHPCGGVIKSLSTWKEKSVEQLNSTNQPPLWTTVSPQPNWVSPPEVVDLTLDEDAGHKYLL, from the exons ATGAAGATGGCTGACTCAGACAAGGCAGAGGATTTTGTGGATGCTGAGTGCCTTGATGAAGCACAGTCAGCCACAGGCTCTGTTCAGGGAGAGCAGGATGAACATCTAAATTCAGAGGCCACCACCAGTACCAGCTCACCGCCAAGGGAAAAGGAGGGAGACAGCCCCTTGAATACAGAGGGCGAGCAGAGTCTCCTCTCAATGCCATGCCTGATGAAGGAGCTCCGCCGAGACTCCCCAGAGTCCCAGCACGCCTCTACAGAGAGCGACAAGCCCATATCCCATCATATCTATGAGAGCGACTCCTCAAACAACTGCATGCTCTCCCCCTCATCCAGTGGCCACCTCGCTGACTCAGACACACTCTCCTCAGGGGACGAAGGGGCTGCTCCTCCTATCGGAAAAACGGAAGATGGCAACATGGAAGCTGCAAATGATCCTGGGCAGACAGCAGGAAGGCAATCATCATCTACGTCTGCGGGGGGGAGGAAGTCCCGACGATCACGTTCAGAGAGCGAGATGCTGCCTAATGCAATGGCTGCAAAGAAAAATCGTTGCCAGCCGATCTCGGTAGCAGCTGGAGGgcaggaaaaacaaaccaatgGCAAGCTGGCAAAAGTGAAAGGTCACCGTAGCCAGAAACACAAGGAGCGAATGCGTTTGCTGAGGCAAAAACGGGAGGCAGCAGCACGGAAGAAGTATAACCTGCTGCAGGACAGCAGTACGAGTGACAGCGAGCTCACGTGTGACTCCAGCACCAGCTCCTCTGAGGACGACGATGACGACACTTCAGGAGGTAGCAAGACAATCAAGACGGATATTACAG GCCACGTGGAGGCAGAGCTGTCGCACAAGGAAAGTTCTCAACGCAACAAGGCCCAGATTCACATTGCCACCTCTGACAGCGAGGTGGAAATAGTTGGAGTGCAAGAGAAAGCACG ATGCGCCCATCCATGCGGAGGAGTAATAAAGAGTCTGTCCACCTGGAAGGAGAAATCAGTGGAGCAGTTGAACAGCACAAATCAACCACCACTCTGGACTACTGTTTCCCCTCAGCCCAACTGGGTGTCCCCACCTGAAGTGGTGGACCTCACCCTGGACGAGGACGCCGGACACAAATACCTACTTTAA
- the rnf165a gene encoding E3 ubiquitin-protein ligase RNF165 isoform X1 produces MVLVHVGYLVLPVFGSVRNRGAHFTRHQHSHATSCRHFALGAPQAPISAEFPLGHASQPPQTGLAPHLSPHLPPAHHPPLTTLPAPPQFQDVPGPPFLPQALHQQYLIQQQLLEAQHRRILPHSRRTQERIPLNPHRLRSGYEFSPPLHVPQQMTQQQRYLAEGTDWDLSVDAGLPHHQYQLQQLPQHYQHYLASPRMHHFPRNTSSAQVVVHEIRNYPYPQLHLLALQSLNPSRHATAVRESYEELLQLEDRLGSVSRGAVQTTIERFTFPHKYKKRKPLLLKIEEEEEETDVDEKCTICLSMLEDAEDVRRLPCMHLFHQGCVDQWLATSRKCPICRVDIETQLNPDS; encoded by the exons ATGGTGTTAGTACATGTTGGATATCTGGTTCTCCCCGTCTTCGGCTCAGTTAGAAATAGAG GAGCACACTTCACCAGGCATCAACACAGCCATGCTACCTCCTGCCGACACTTTGCCCTGGGCGCTCCCCAGGCACCCATCTCAGCAGAGTTCCCTCTGGGACACGCCAGCCAGCCACCTCAGACCGGTCTTGCCCCCCACCTTTCCCCCCACCTGCCCCCGGCACACCACCCGCCCCTCACTACCCTGCCCGCACCCCCTCAGTTCCAGGATGTGCCGGGGCCTCCATTCCTACCTCAGGCCTTACACCAGCAATACCTCATACAGCAGCAGCTTCTTGAAGCGCAGCACCGCAGGATCCTCCCGCACTCCAG AAGAACCCAGGAGCGTATTCCCCTGAACCCTCACCGACTGCGCTCGGGCTACGagttctcccctcccctccacgtTCCCCAGCAAATGACACAGCAGCAGCGGTACCTGGCCGAAGGCACCGACTG GGATCTCAGTGTTGATGCTGGCCTCCCTCACCACCAGTACCAGCTCCAGCAGCTTCCACAGCACTATCAGCATTACCTGGCCTCCCCTCGAATGCACCACTTCCCCAGGAACACATCCTCTGCACAAGTG GTTGTGCATGAAATCAGAAACTACCCGTACCCCCAGCTGCACCTGTTGGCCCTGCAAAGTCTGAATCCTTCGAGGCACGCCACCGCCGTGCGAGAAAGTTACGAG GAGCTGTTGCAGCTGGAGGACCGGCTGGGGAGTGTCAGCAGAGGAGCGGTTCAGACGACCATAGAGCGATTCACCTTCCCACACAAATACAAGAAG AGGAAGCCCCTGCTGCTGAagattgaggaggaggaggaggaaacagatGTGGATGAGAAATGCACCATCTGTTTGTCCATGCTGGAGGACGCAGAGGACGTCAG GAGATTGCCCTGCATGCACCTCTTCCACCAGGGCTGCGTGGACCAATGGCTGGCCACCAGCCGAAAGTGTCCGATCTGTCGAGTTGACATCGAAACACAGCTGAACCCTGACAGCTGA
- the c12h18orf25 gene encoding uncharacterized protein C18orf25 homolog isoform X1 — protein sequence MKMADSDKAEDFVDAECLDEAQSATGSVQGEQDEHLNSEATTSTSSPPREKEGDSPLNTEGEQSLLSMPCLMKELRRDSPESQHASTESDKPISHHIYESDSSNNCMLSPSSSGHLADSDTLSSGDEGAAPPIGKTEDGNMEAANDPGQTAGRQSSSTSAGGRKSRRSRSESEMLPNAMAAKKNRCQPISVAAGGQEKQTNGKLAKVKGHRSQKHKERMRLLRQKREAAARKKYNLLQDSSTSDSELTCDSSTSSSEDDDDDTSGGSKTIKTDITDALPVVGHYDISDTDSNQESMSVETVRPTVIKHELKTHRGRDMAAHSGCIGALCSLSGHVEAELSHKESSQRNKAQIHIATSDSEVEIVGVQEKARCAHPCGGVIKSLSTWKEKSVEQLNSTNQPPLWTTVSPQPNWVSPPEVVDLTLDEDAGHKYLL from the exons ATGAAGATGGCTGACTCAGACAAGGCAGAGGATTTTGTGGATGCTGAGTGCCTTGATGAAGCACAGTCAGCCACAGGCTCTGTTCAGGGAGAGCAGGATGAACATCTAAATTCAGAGGCCACCACCAGTACCAGCTCACCGCCAAGGGAAAAGGAGGGAGACAGCCCCTTGAATACAGAGGGCGAGCAGAGTCTCCTCTCAATGCCATGCCTGATGAAGGAGCTCCGCCGAGACTCCCCAGAGTCCCAGCACGCCTCTACAGAGAGCGACAAGCCCATATCCCATCATATCTATGAGAGCGACTCCTCAAACAACTGCATGCTCTCCCCCTCATCCAGTGGCCACCTCGCTGACTCAGACACACTCTCCTCAGGGGACGAAGGGGCTGCTCCTCCTATCGGAAAAACGGAAGATGGCAACATGGAAGCTGCAAATGATCCTGGGCAGACAGCAGGAAGGCAATCATCATCTACGTCTGCGGGGGGGAGGAAGTCCCGACGATCACGTTCAGAGAGCGAGATGCTGCCTAATGCAATGGCTGCAAAGAAAAATCGTTGCCAGCCGATCTCGGTAGCAGCTGGAGGgcaggaaaaacaaaccaatgGCAAGCTGGCAAAAGTGAAAGGTCACCGTAGCCAGAAACACAAGGAGCGAATGCGTTTGCTGAGGCAAAAACGGGAGGCAGCAGCACGGAAGAAGTATAACCTGCTGCAGGACAGCAGTACGAGTGACAGCGAGCTCACGTGTGACTCCAGCACCAGCTCCTCTGAGGACGACGATGACGACACTTCAGGAGGTAGCAAGACAATCAAGACGGATATTACAG ACGCGCTTCCAGTAGTGGGTCACTATGATATTTCAGACACTGATTCTAACCAGGAGAGTATGAGTGTGGAGACAGTCCGGCCCACGGTGATAAAGCATGagctaaaaacacacagaggccGGGATATGGCTGCTCACTCTGGGTGTATAGGAGCTCTGTGCTCTCTCTCAG GCCACGTGGAGGCAGAGCTGTCGCACAAGGAAAGTTCTCAACGCAACAAGGCCCAGATTCACATTGCCACCTCTGACAGCGAGGTGGAAATAGTTGGAGTGCAAGAGAAAGCACG ATGCGCCCATCCATGCGGAGGAGTAATAAAGAGTCTGTCCACCTGGAAGGAGAAATCAGTGGAGCAGTTGAACAGCACAAATCAACCACCACTCTGGACTACTGTTTCCCCTCAGCCCAACTGGGTGTCCCCACCTGAAGTGGTGGACCTCACCCTGGACGAGGACGCCGGACACAAATACCTACTTTAA
- the c12h18orf25 gene encoding uncharacterized protein C18orf25 homolog isoform X2, with protein sequence MKMADSDKAEDFVDAECLDEAQSATGSVQGEQDEHLNSEATTSTSSPPREKEGDSPLNTEGEQSLLSMPCLMKELRRDSPESQHASTESDKPISHHIYESDSSNNCMLSPSSSGHLADSDTLSSGDEGAAPPIGKTEDGNMEAANDPGQTAGRQSSSTSAGGRKSRRSRSESEMLPNAMAAKKNRCQPISVAAGGQEKQTNGKLAKVKGHRSQKHKERMRLLRQKREAAARKKYNLLQDSSTSDSELTCDSSTSSSEDDDDDTSGGSKTIKTDITAGFRRASERSRVGAQIHGLLDTSSWDRNGIGSVLEEAMTRFAVMQRQTEERFRIWMEKLAHLDSDNDSSKRSSDALEGQQHPSQGVRPSPPSSFLPSSESSETMAAYMLARENNSLTSTPINNNNILPEVVTQNGKLGVPDPGLLNV encoded by the exons ATGAAGATGGCTGACTCAGACAAGGCAGAGGATTTTGTGGATGCTGAGTGCCTTGATGAAGCACAGTCAGCCACAGGCTCTGTTCAGGGAGAGCAGGATGAACATCTAAATTCAGAGGCCACCACCAGTACCAGCTCACCGCCAAGGGAAAAGGAGGGAGACAGCCCCTTGAATACAGAGGGCGAGCAGAGTCTCCTCTCAATGCCATGCCTGATGAAGGAGCTCCGCCGAGACTCCCCAGAGTCCCAGCACGCCTCTACAGAGAGCGACAAGCCCATATCCCATCATATCTATGAGAGCGACTCCTCAAACAACTGCATGCTCTCCCCCTCATCCAGTGGCCACCTCGCTGACTCAGACACACTCTCCTCAGGGGACGAAGGGGCTGCTCCTCCTATCGGAAAAACGGAAGATGGCAACATGGAAGCTGCAAATGATCCTGGGCAGACAGCAGGAAGGCAATCATCATCTACGTCTGCGGGGGGGAGGAAGTCCCGACGATCACGTTCAGAGAGCGAGATGCTGCCTAATGCAATGGCTGCAAAGAAAAATCGTTGCCAGCCGATCTCGGTAGCAGCTGGAGGgcaggaaaaacaaaccaatgGCAAGCTGGCAAAAGTGAAAGGTCACCGTAGCCAGAAACACAAGGAGCGAATGCGTTTGCTGAGGCAAAAACGGGAGGCAGCAGCACGGAAGAAGTATAACCTGCTGCAGGACAGCAGTACGAGTGACAGCGAGCTCACGTGTGACTCCAGCACCAGCTCCTCTGAGGACGACGATGACGACACTTCAGGAGGTAGCAAGACAATCAAGACGGATATTACAG CTGGCTTCAGACGTGCATCGGAGAGATCCAGAGTGGGCGCCCAGATTCATGGGCTGCTGGACACCAGTTCGTGGGACAGGAACGGCATCGGCAGTGTTCTGGAGGAGGCCATGACGCGATTTGCTGTGATGCAGCGTCAGACTGAGGAGCGCTTCCGCATCTGGATGGAAAAGCTTGCACACCTCGACTCAGACAACGACTCGTCCAAACGCTCAAGTGATGCCCTAGAGGGGCAGCAGCATCCCTCCCAGGGGGTACGCCCGTCCCCACCTAGTTCTTTTTTGCCATCGTCAGAGTCTTCAGAGACTATGGCTGCCTACATGTTGGCACGAGAGAACAACAGTCTCACCTCCACCcctataaacaacaacaacatcctacCTGAAGTGGTCACTCAAAATGGAAAGCTAGGCGTTCCAGACCCTGGTCTCTTGAATGTTTAG